Proteins encoded together in one Solanum lycopersicum chromosome 7, SLM_r2.1 window:
- the LOC101251401 gene encoding glucan endo-1,3-beta-glucosidase-like, whose protein sequence is MAKPILTLLFLLLSNFSVRSLTLADGQKTWCVAKPSSDDMALEQNLIYACKYVNCNIIKEGGPCFSPNNLMNHASISMNLYYQFTGRHPWDCYFNNSALVVMTDPSYGGCIYG, encoded by the exons ATGGCTAAACCAATTCTCACacttttgtttcttctcttgtCCAACTTCTCAG TAAGGAGTCTGACGTTAGCAGATGGACAG AAGACTTGGTGTGTGGCTAAACCTTCATCAGATGATATGGCACTTGAGCAAAACTTGATTTATGCATGCAAATATGTGAATTGCAATATAATTAAAGAGGGTGGTCCTTGTTTTTCACCAAATAATTTGATGAATCATGCTTCTATTTCCATGAATTTGTACTATCAATTTACTGGAAGACATCCTTGGGATTGTTACTTTAATAATTCTGCCCTTGTTGTCATGACTGATCCAA GTTATGGTGGCTGCATCTATGGGTGA
- the LOC101252704 gene encoding fatty-acid-binding protein 3, chloroplastic codes for MAAAGAISVWISTSTPTKITASNSIPRICYPLKLSRNGIYRLSTFERNGQYEQNLTIKAAASSSVGSAEYTEEPATKVKFQRSLSLPGCSTSLSLLGTGYREKIFAIIGVKVYAAGLYVNDSVFSSLDAWRGRSAADIQQDPSLFNKIFEADLEKSLLIVLVRDVDGKTFWDALDEAISPRIKSPTADDKSALSTFRGVFQGKPLKIETSIFLTWIDPNKMLVSLSFDGMPSSVDATIESPNVASALFDVFLGGDPVSPTLKASVAKGLEATLK; via the exons atggCAGCAGCTGGAGCCATTTCAGTATGGATTTCAACATCCACACCCACAAAGATCACTGCTTCTAACTCCATACCCAGAATTTGTTATCCTCTTAAACTTTCAAGAAATGGTATTTATCGCTTATCTACATTTGAGAGAAATGGCCAATATGAACAAAATCTCACAATCAAAGCTGCTGCCTCCTCTTCTG TTGGAAGTGCAGAATACACAGAAGAACCAGCTACTAAGGTGAAATTTCAAAGATCATTGAGCTTACCTGGTTGCTCTACTTCCTTGTCATTGCTTGGAACTG GATACAGGGAAAAGATTTTTGCAATTATTGGTGTCAAGGTCTATGCTGCAGGCCTCTATGTCAATGACTCCGTCTTTAGTAGCTTAGATGCCTGGCGAGGACGTTCTGCTGCAGATATTCAACAGGATCCTTCCTTGTTCAACAAGATCTTTGAAG CGGATCTGGAGAAATCTTTACTTATTGTGCTGGTCAGAGATGTTGATGGTAAAACTTTCTGGGATGCCTTAGATGAAGCCATCTCTCCGAGAATCAAATCCCCTACTGCCGATGATAAGTCTGCTCTTTCTACATTCCGCGGTGTCTTTCAAGGGAAACCTCTTAAGATAGAAACTTCCATATTCTTGACTTGGATTGACCCAAATAAAATGCTT GTTTCACTCTCTTTTGATGGAATGCCTTCCTCGGTTGACGCAACTATTGAGTCACCAAATGTTGCATCAGCTCTCTTCGATGTATTTCTTGGAGGTGATCCAGTTTCTCCTACACTTAAAGCATCAGTTGCCAAAGGATTGGAAGCTACGCTCAAGTGA
- the LOC101252414 gene encoding receptor-like serine/threonine-protein kinase At1g78530 encodes MGNSKNIALYVTICVVSFIISKIIMTIVCYRRWKRKQMVVQDSLSGGKLVMFKSPKMNTLKSNMFLKRTMKLTNKDIIGSGGYGTVYKLTINESISFAVKRLNRISAEQDRGFERELEAMGDIKHRNIVTLHGYYSTTQYNLLIYELMTNGSLDEVLHGKSAARKVLDWPTRYKIAVGAARGLSYLHHDCIPHIIHRDIKSSNILLDHNMEARVSDFGLATLMEPDKTHVSTLVAGTFGYLAPEYFDTGKATVKGDVYSFGVVLLELLTGKKPSDEAFLEEGTRLVTWVKTVVQEKREEYVLDKNLQEFPIDEVNHVFNIALVCLEADPCNRPTMAEVVIMLEQIKINALA; translated from the exons ATGGgaaattctaaaaatattgCACTCTATGTAACAATATGTGTGGTTTCTTTTATCATCTCGAAGATTATTATGACAATCGTCTGTTACCGTAGATGGAAGAGAAAGCAAATGGTTGTTCAAGACAGCTTATCTG GTGGAAAACTAGTGATGTTTAAGTCACCGAAAATGAACACGTTGAAGTCCAACATGTTCTTGAAGAGGACCATGAAGCTGACTAACAAAGATATTATAGGATCAGGAGGCTATGGAACAGTCTATAAACTGACAATTAACGAATCAATTTCTTTCGCGGTAAAGAGGTTAAACAGAATAAGTGCAGAACAAGACAGAGGTTTTGAAAGAGAGTTGGAGGCAATGGGGGACATAAAGCATCGAAATATAGTGACACTTCATGGATACTACAGTACAACGCAGTATAACCTTCTGATATATGAGCTTATGACTAATGGAAGTTTAGATGAAGTACTTCATG GAAAATCGGCTGCCAGGAAGGTTTTGGATTGGCCTACAAGGTACAAAATAGCAGTAGGAGCAGCAAGAGGATTATCATATCTACATCACGATTGCATCCCTCACATCATCCACAGAGATATAAAGTCAAGTAATATCTTGTTGGATCATAACATGGAGGCTCGAGTATCTGATTTTGGACTAGCCACTCTGATGGAGCCAGATAAGACGCACGTTTCAACTTTGGTAGCTGGAACTTTTGGATATTTGGCTCCTG AATATTTTGACACCGGAAAAGCAACAGTCAAAGGAGATGTTTACAGCTTTGGAGTTGTCTTACTGGAACTTCTAACTGGGAAAAAGCCATCAGATGAAGCATTTTTGGAGGAAGGAACCAGACTTGTAACTTGG GTGAAGACAGTTGttcaagagaaaagagaagagtaTGTACTTGACAAAAACTTACAAGAGTTTCCCATAGATGAAGTTAACCATGTATTTAACATTGCATTAGTTTGCCTTGAGGCAGATCCATGTAATAGACCGACTATGGCTGAAGTCGTTATAATGCTTGAGCAAATAAAGATAAATGCTTTGGCATGA
- the LOC101251109 gene encoding glucan endo-1,3-beta-glucosidase-like — MAKLILTLLFLLLSYFSGSLTLGDDQKTWCVAKPSSDENALEQNLNFACPIVNCNIFNEGGPCFLPNNSMNHASIAMNLYYQSKGSQFWDCSFGNSGLVVLTDPSYGSCIYE; from the exons ATGGCTAAACTAATTCTCACACTTTTGTTCCTTCTCTTGTCCTACTTCTCAG GGAGTCTAACGTTAGGGGATGATCAg AAGACTTGGTGTGTGGCTAAACCTTCATCAGATGAGAATGCACTTGAACAGAACTTGAATTTTGCATGTCCTATTGTTAATTGCAATATATTTAACGAAGGTGGTCCTTGTTTTTTACCAAATAATTCAATGAATCATGCTTCTATTGCCATGAATTTGTACTATCAATCTAAAGGATCCCAGTTTTGGGATTGTAGCTTTGGTAATTCTGGCCTTGTTGTCTTGACTGATCCAA GTTATGGTAGCTGCATCTACGAGTGA
- the SppS gene encoding solanesyl diphosphate synthase (The RefSeq protein has 1 substitution compared to this genomic sequence), with protein sequence MMSVTCHNLEIGRTPLESLACGCSFSKGVLRNVSRRFSGKKLLSCRQEFGRISTKASLTGLAPVLDLNKSEKPISLTNVFEVVADDLLTLNKNLHNIVGAENPVLMSAAEQIFGAGGKRVRPALVFLVSRATAEMSGLKELTTNHRRLAEIIEMIHTASLIHDDVLDESDTRRGKETIHQLYGTRVAVLAGDFMFAQSSWYLANLENLEVIKLISQVIKDFASGEIKQASNLFDCDVGLDEYLLKSYYKTASLIAASTKGAAIFSEVGSDISEQMFQYGRNLGLSFQIVDDILDFTQSAAQLGKPAGSDLAKGNLTAPVLFALEKEPNLRNIIESEFHDAGSLEEAINLVKSCGGIQRAQDLAKEKADLAMQNLKCLPSSPFQAALEEIVKYNLERIE encoded by the exons ATGATGTCTGTGACTTGCCATAATCTTGAAATTGGGAGAACCCCATTGGAGTCTTTGGCTTGTGGCTGTTCTTTTTCAAAGGGTGTTTTGAGAAATGTAAGTAGAAGATTCAGTGGGAAGAAGTTGTTGTCTTGCAGACAAGAATTTGGGCGTATTTCAACTAAGGCTTCACTTACTG GGTTGGCACCAGTTTTGGATTTGAATAAGTCAGAAAAACCTATTTCATTGACTAATGTTTTTGAAGTGGTTGCTGATGACCTACTTACGTTAAACAAGAACTTGCATAAT attGTTGGTGCAGAGAACCCAGTTTTAATGTCTGCAGCTGAGCAGATTTTTGGTGCTGGTGGCAAAAGGGTGAGACCTGCTTTAGTGTTCCTAGTGTCAAGGGCCACAGCAGAAATGTCTGGCTTAAA GGAACTCACCACAAATCACAGAAGGTTAGctgaaatcattgaaatgatCCATACTGCAAGCTTGATACATGATGACGTGTTAGATGAAAGTGACACACGAAGAG GAAAGGAGACTATTCACCAATTATATGGTACTAGAGTGGCAGTGCTGGCTGGTGATTTTATGTTTGCACAGTCGTCCTGGTACCTAGCTAACCTTGAAAACCTTGAAGTCATAAAGCTCATCAGTCAG GTTATTAAAGACTTTGCAAGTGGTGAAATAAAGCAGGCCTCTAACTTGTTCGACTGTGATGTTGGACTGGATGAATATTTGCTCAAGAGTTACTATAAAACGGCCTCCTTGATTGCTGCAAGCACCAAAGGAGCTGCCATTTTCAGTGACGTTGGCAGTGATATTAGTGAACAAATGTTTCAATATGGGAGGAATCTTGGTTTATCGTTCCAGATTGTTGATGACATATTGGACTTCACACAATCAGCAGCACAACTGGGAAAGCCAGCTGGAAGTGACTTAGCCAAGGGAAACCTTACTGCACCAGTACTTTTTGCATTAGAGAAAGAGCCAAACCTTAGGAATATAATCGAATCAGAATTTCACGATGCTGGTTCTCTCGAGGAGGCCATCAATCTGGTGAAAAGCTGTGGGGGAATTCAACGAGCACAAGATTTGGCAAAGGAGAAAGCTGATTTAGCAATGCAGAACCTAAAATGCCTTCCATCTAGTCCTTTTCAAGCAGCACTTGAGGAAATCGTGAAGTATAATCTGGAGAGAATTGAATAG